A single Aggregatilinea lenta DNA region contains:
- a CDS encoding MaoC/PaaZ C-terminal domain-containing protein, with protein sequence MAELTQTQHGLYFEEFEEGLTIQTRGRTISEADIVNFAGLSGDYNPMHTNAEYAKSTQFGQRVAHGLLGLSIASGLAYQMGFLEGTVIAFTGMEWKFRAPIKIGDTVHTVVKVTKRREMKALGGGFVTFDVQILNQDGAVTQKGDWTVLVASRAAAAAEGAE encoded by the coding sequence ATGGCAGAACTGACTCAAACCCAGCACGGGCTGTACTTTGAAGAGTTCGAAGAAGGACTGACGATCCAGACGCGAGGCCGCACCATCAGCGAGGCGGACATCGTGAACTTCGCGGGCCTGTCGGGCGACTACAACCCGATGCACACCAACGCCGAATATGCCAAGAGCACACAGTTCGGGCAGCGCGTGGCGCACGGCTTGCTGGGCCTCTCGATCGCGAGCGGGCTGGCGTATCAGATGGGCTTTCTGGAAGGCACGGTGATCGCGTTCACCGGCATGGAGTGGAAGTTCCGCGCGCCGATCAAGATCGGTGACACGGTGCACACGGTCGTCAAGGTGACCAAGCGCCGCGAGATGAAGGCGCTCGGCGGCGGCTTCGTCACGTTCGATGTGCAGATTCTTAACCAGGACGGTGCAGTCACGCAGAAGGGCGACTGGACCGTGCTGGTCGCCAGCCGCGCGGCAGCCGCGGCGGAAGGTGCGGAGTAG
- a CDS encoding methyltransferase domain-containing protein: protein MTERETGPADDRVAVCDYEGSGYRTEFWEGQGRNYEDMAERAALRHLLPPHGRRVVHLGAGFGRMTNELGGYEHVVVLDYSRTMLRDAQVRLGTGPQFTYVAADIYHLPLAPGSCDAAVMERVIHHMADVPAALRQIRSALAPGAPFVLEYANKRNFKAIARRWMGRQDWDPFDRDPVEFVALNFDFHPAYMADCLREAGFSTERRLAVSTFRLGALKRHVPTGLLVLLDRLLQPTGQIAPLSPSVFTLNHAVGDMPPDAVDGPLFKCPTCGGSLHQDGDVLTCDSCGAQWAVRDGIYDFKEPLGLS, encoded by the coding sequence ATGACTGAACGCGAGACAGGTCCCGCCGACGACCGCGTGGCCGTGTGCGATTACGAAGGCTCCGGCTACCGCACCGAGTTTTGGGAGGGCCAGGGCCGCAACTACGAAGACATGGCCGAGCGCGCCGCGCTGCGCCATCTGCTGCCGCCGCATGGCCGCCGGGTGGTGCACCTGGGCGCGGGCTTCGGACGTATGACCAACGAGTTGGGCGGCTACGAGCACGTCGTCGTGCTCGACTACTCGCGCACGATGCTGCGCGACGCTCAGGTGCGGTTGGGCACCGGGCCGCAGTTCACTTACGTCGCCGCCGACATCTACCACCTGCCGCTGGCCCCCGGCAGCTGCGACGCCGCCGTGATGGAGCGCGTCATTCACCACATGGCCGATGTGCCCGCCGCGCTGCGCCAGATCCGGTCGGCACTGGCCCCCGGCGCGCCGTTCGTGCTGGAATACGCCAACAAGCGCAACTTCAAGGCCATCGCGCGGCGCTGGATGGGCCGCCAGGACTGGGACCCCTTCGACCGCGATCCAGTCGAGTTCGTCGCGCTCAACTTCGACTTCCACCCCGCGTACATGGCCGACTGCCTGCGCGAGGCCGGGTTCAGCACGGAGCGGCGGCTGGCCGTCTCCACCTTCCGGCTGGGCGCGCTCAAGCGCCACGTCCCGACCGGGCTGCTGGTCCTGCTCGACCGCCTGCTCCAGCCGACGGGCCAGATCGCGCCGCTGTCGCCGAGCGTATTCACGCTCAATCACGCCGTGGGCGACATGCCGCCGGATGCGGTCGACGGGCCGCTGTTTAAGTGCCCGACCTGCGGCGGATCGCTGCACCAGGACGGCGACGTGCTGACGTGCGACTCGTGCGGGGCGCAGTGGGCCGTGCGCGATGGGATCTACGACTTCAAGGAGCCTTTGGGGTTATCATAG